A genomic stretch from Bradyrhizobium sp. 195 includes:
- a CDS encoding response regulator — MAKTVLIVEDNELNMKLFRDLLEAHGYQTSGTSNGYEALDLVRKMRPDLVLMDIQLPQVSGLEVTRWIKDDPELRAIPVVAVTAFAMKGDEERIREGGCEAYLSKPISVGKFIETVRRFIG, encoded by the coding sequence ATGGCTAAGACCGTCCTGATCGTGGAAGACAACGAGCTCAACATGAAGCTCTTCCGCGACCTGTTGGAGGCGCACGGCTACCAGACCTCCGGCACCAGCAACGGCTACGAGGCGCTCGACCTCGTTCGCAAGATGCGGCCCGACCTCGTGCTGATGGATATCCAATTGCCGCAGGTCTCCGGCCTCGAGGTGACGCGCTGGATCAAGGACGATCCGGAGCTGCGCGCCATTCCCGTCGTCGCGGTCACGGCGTTCGCGATGAAGGGCGACGAAGAGCGCATCCGCGAGGGCGGCTGCGAGGCCTATTTGTCCAAGCCGATCTCGGTCGGCAAATTCATCGAGACGGTCCGGCGTTTTATCGGATAG
- a CDS encoding extracellular catalytic domain type 1 short-chain-length polyhydroxyalkanoate depolymerase yields the protein MLNQDIVREATRLTRAGQLVEATALLQRMLRGDSARAPTARSAAPAPPARLEPPTIDVEPNVVEDRESRPTSQPRPVQGRKRTSPLDEMRKFSGFGLQGPIGRTPPSTSDIVPEGTRFIAGTYGNAAGSRTYKLFIPSGCQGQQLPLIVMLHGCTQSPDDFAAGTRMNFLAEEQNCFVVYPEQPRGANQSKCWNWFRTGDQRRGGGEPSMIAGITRQIMRDHAIDPKRVYVAGLSAGGAAAAIMGATYSDLYAAVGVHSGLACGAASDLPSAFAAMQGGGSKAIADGKTSVPTIVFHGNRDTTVHPKNGDQIIEQSAGAMRPTTKVLRGRVPNGHAYTRTILSDAGGRAISEHWNIDGAGHAWSGGSPAGSYTDPQGPDATREMLRFFLEHSLGR from the coding sequence ATGCTGAATCAAGACATAGTCCGCGAAGCGACCCGCCTCACGCGTGCCGGTCAACTGGTCGAGGCCACCGCGCTCCTGCAGCGCATGCTTCGGGGCGATAGCGCCCGAGCACCGACAGCTCGCAGCGCCGCCCCGGCTCCGCCCGCGCGGCTCGAGCCGCCGACCATCGACGTCGAGCCCAACGTCGTCGAAGACAGGGAAAGCCGGCCGACCTCGCAGCCTCGCCCTGTTCAGGGACGCAAACGCACCTCACCGCTCGATGAGATGAGGAAGTTTTCCGGGTTCGGCCTGCAAGGTCCGATCGGACGTACTCCGCCATCCACGTCGGACATCGTGCCCGAGGGCACACGGTTCATCGCCGGCACCTACGGCAACGCGGCAGGAAGCCGGACCTACAAGCTGTTCATCCCGAGCGGCTGTCAGGGACAACAGCTTCCCCTCATCGTCATGCTCCATGGTTGCACGCAGTCGCCGGACGATTTCGCCGCTGGCACCAGGATGAACTTCCTGGCGGAAGAGCAGAATTGCTTCGTGGTGTATCCCGAGCAGCCGAGGGGAGCCAACCAGTCGAAGTGCTGGAACTGGTTTCGCACGGGCGACCAGCGCCGCGGCGGGGGCGAGCCCTCGATGATCGCCGGCATCACGCGTCAGATCATGCGCGACCATGCGATTGATCCGAAGCGCGTCTACGTCGCGGGTCTGTCGGCCGGCGGGGCCGCCGCCGCCATCATGGGCGCAACGTATAGCGACCTGTACGCGGCCGTCGGTGTTCATTCGGGCCTGGCGTGCGGGGCCGCGAGCGATCTTCCCTCTGCGTTCGCCGCCATGCAGGGAGGCGGCTCCAAGGCAATTGCGGATGGCAAAACGTCTGTGCCGACCATCGTTTTCCATGGCAATCGCGACACGACGGTGCATCCCAAGAATGGCGACCAGATTATCGAGCAGTCCGCCGGAGCGATGAGACCGACAACGAAGGTACTTCGCGGACGCGTACCCAACGGTCATGCCTACACTCGCACCATCCTGAGCGACGCGGGCGGTCGGGCAATCTCCGAACACTGGAACATCGATGGCGCCGGACACGCGTGGTCGGGCGGTAGTCCGGCCGGGTCCTACACCGACCCGCAAGGGCCGGATGCGACGAGGGAAATGCTGCGCTTCTTCCTCGAGCACTCGCTCGGTAGGTAG
- a CDS encoding CopG family transcriptional regulator yields MADNVRELRSRTPDTEKITINLGYVDLGHVDLMVQEGFYSNRTDFIRTAIRNQLERHADVVRQSTARKSLDLGLRNYTRDDLEAARRAGEMLQINVLGLATIAQDVTPELARATIASVSVLGALHATPAVKAALADRTR; encoded by the coding sequence ATGGCTGATAACGTGCGCGAGCTGCGATCCAGAACCCCCGACACTGAGAAGATCACGATCAACCTTGGCTATGTCGACCTCGGCCACGTCGATCTCATGGTGCAGGAGGGGTTCTATTCGAACCGGACCGATTTCATCCGGACGGCTATCCGGAACCAGCTCGAGCGCCATGCAGATGTCGTCAGGCAATCCACGGCTCGGAAGAGCCTTGACCTCGGCCTGCGCAACTACACCCGCGATGATCTCGAAGCGGCGCGGCGCGCCGGCGAGATGCTGCAGATCAATGTTTTGGGCCTGGCCACCATCGCCCAGGACGTCACTCCCGAGTTGGCCCGCGCCACCATCGCGTCGGTCTCGGTGCTGGGAGCCCTTCATGCCACTCCCGCGGTCAAGGCCGCTCTCGCCGACAGAACGAGGTGA
- a CDS encoding DUF3572 domain-containing protein: MKKPVHNPREVAEIVAIQALSFVASEPERLGLFLAETGVGPETLRNAAADPNFLLSVLDFVLRDDATVKAFASSAELHPTNVAAARQVLGDALGDPSWERDVP; encoded by the coding sequence TTGAAAAAGCCTGTTCACAACCCCCGCGAAGTCGCTGAAATCGTTGCGATTCAGGCACTGTCCTTCGTCGCGAGCGAGCCCGAGCGGCTGGGCCTGTTCCTGGCTGAGACAGGGGTCGGTCCGGAGACCCTGCGTAATGCTGCCGCGGACCCCAATTTCCTGCTCAGTGTGCTCGATTTCGTGCTGCGCGATGACGCCACTGTGAAGGCCTTTGCCAGCTCCGCGGAACTACACCCGACCAACGTTGCCGCAGCGCGGCAGGTCCTCGGCGACGCGCTCGGCGACCCTTCCTGGGAGCGCGACGTGCCGTGA
- a CDS encoding adenylate/guanylate cyclase domain-containing protein: MDVAAWLRGLGLGQYEQAFRENDVDAGVLADLTAEDLIGLGVASIGHRRKLLAAIAALRAGSISATTPATSAPAAISEKAWLAPEAERRQLTVMFVDLVDSTALAARLDPEEMAEVLRIYQSVVTGAIARFEGYVAKYMGDGVLAYFGYPRAHEDEAERAVRAGLAAVAAVHRLESAHGKSLAARVGIATGPVVVGELIGEGAAREETVVGDTPNLAARLQALADPGTVVISARTRELVGGLFELAELGMQILKGFPVPVRPWRVVGEGAAESRFEALHGAGLTPLVGRENEIGLLLEHWERSKEGEGQVVLLAGEAGIGKSRLVRTLRGRLEDEPHTTLSHYCSPHHQTSPLYPVIGLLERAAGFTTDDPAATRLDKLQALLALSTDDVTAVAPLLAALLSLETGARYPPLEMSPHRQKERTLEELVAQVLGLAARRPVLAMYEDVHWADPTSLELLDLLVDRVQGARVLVLMTFRPEFEPPWMRYAHVTALTLSRLSRRQGAAMVAQLSGGKALPPAVLDQIVAKTDGVPLFVEELTRTVLETNLLRDEGDHYALAGPLPPMAIPATLQESLLARLDRLAPAREVAQVAAAIGREFSHELLGIAAALPESDLQAGLDELVDSGLVFQRGTAPQATYSFKHALVQDTAYATLVRAKRQRLHARIAAALEQHFPEKVQVQPELLAHHYMEAGLVEPAIDYWLRAGQRAITRSAMSEALAQLRSGLGLLARLPEVARPRRELDLQVALGVALMATQGWAAPEAGRANARARELCEQLGAAAQLWPVLYGQWVFHGVRGEHNAARSVADEFLRRAQDHNDTSPAVVAHRICGTGALWRGELPAARIHLERTLALYDREQHHSLVSLYVQDPRVAALSGLSWTLFALGYPEQARTRSREALDAARELAHLNTVAYALLFASFFEQYCLAWREAKDRAEALVELSTEQGFPHFLAPATVIRGWALTQSGEAEIGLTQLRQGLPAWRATGAGLYEPYFLGLQAEARGCLGAVEEGLELVETALDRVEETGEGWFEAELHRIMGELMLQLPKPDPIAAEAQFGQAAATARQQGAKLWELRAATRLARLWNEQGRHDEAHDLVIPLYSQFTEGFGTADLQAARATLREITASSEKTRDTAS, encoded by the coding sequence ATGGACGTCGCGGCCTGGCTGCGCGGTTTGGGGCTGGGACAGTACGAGCAGGCGTTCCGCGAGAACGACGTCGACGCCGGGGTCCTGGCCGATCTCACGGCCGAGGATTTAATCGGGCTCGGCGTCGCCTCGATCGGCCATCGCCGCAAGCTGCTCGCCGCCATTGCTGCCCTGCGTGCCGGCTCAATTTCGGCCACTACTCCTGCCACGTCTGCACCCGCCGCTATCTCCGAAAAGGCTTGGCTCGCACCCGAGGCTGAGCGCCGCCAGCTCACAGTGATGTTCGTCGACCTGGTCGACTCGACCGCCCTCGCGGCGCGCCTCGATCCGGAGGAAATGGCCGAAGTCCTGCGGATCTATCAGAGCGTAGTGACCGGCGCGATCGCGCGGTTCGAAGGGTACGTGGCAAAGTACATGGGGGATGGTGTGCTGGCCTACTTCGGTTATCCTCGCGCCCATGAAGATGAGGCCGAACGCGCTGTACGGGCCGGCCTCGCTGCAGTCGCGGCGGTGCACAGACTGGAGTCGGCGCATGGCAAGTCACTGGCGGCCCGGGTCGGTATCGCGACCGGCCCAGTGGTTGTCGGTGAATTGATCGGCGAAGGCGCGGCGCGGGAGGAGACGGTGGTCGGCGACACGCCGAACCTCGCGGCGCGGCTGCAAGCCTTGGCCGACCCGGGCACGGTGGTGATCTCCGCTCGCACCCGGGAGCTCGTTGGCGGGCTGTTCGAACTCGCCGAGCTTGGCATGCAGATCTTGAAGGGATTTCCCGTACCGGTACGCCCGTGGCGGGTGGTCGGGGAAGGCGCCGCCGAGAGCCGGTTCGAGGCGTTGCACGGGGCAGGTCTGACGCCGCTTGTCGGCCGCGAAAATGAGATCGGCCTGCTGCTCGAGCACTGGGAGCGATCCAAGGAGGGTGAAGGCCAGGTGGTGCTGCTGGCGGGCGAGGCTGGCATCGGCAAATCACGCCTTGTGCGGACGCTGCGCGGACGACTTGAAGATGAGCCGCATACCACCCTGAGCCACTACTGCTCACCGCACCATCAGACCAGCCCGCTTTATCCTGTGATCGGCCTGCTGGAGCGCGCGGCGGGCTTCACCACGGACGATCCCGCCGCAACGAGGCTCGACAAGCTCCAGGCGCTGCTCGCGCTATCGACCGACGATGTCACCGCGGTGGCGCCGCTGCTCGCGGCATTACTGTCGCTCGAGACGGGTGCGCGGTACCCGCCCCTCGAGATGAGTCCGCATCGGCAGAAGGAGCGGACACTCGAGGAGCTGGTCGCTCAGGTATTGGGGCTCGCAGCAAGGCGGCCCGTGCTGGCCATGTACGAGGACGTGCACTGGGCAGATCCGACGTCGCTCGAGCTGCTCGATCTCCTGGTCGACCGGGTGCAAGGCGCCCGCGTACTCGTCCTCATGACCTTCCGGCCCGAGTTCGAGCCGCCTTGGATGCGCTATGCCCACGTCACAGCGCTGACCCTCAGCCGCTTGAGCCGTCGGCAGGGTGCGGCCATGGTCGCGCAGCTGAGCGGCGGCAAGGCGCTACCCCCTGCCGTGCTCGACCAGATCGTTGCCAAGACGGACGGCGTGCCGCTGTTCGTCGAGGAACTGACGCGGACGGTGCTGGAGACCAATTTGCTCCGCGATGAGGGCGACCACTACGCGCTTGCCGGACCGCTGCCGCCGATGGCGATCCCGGCCACGCTCCAGGAGTCACTGTTGGCGCGGCTCGACCGGCTGGCTCCAGCCCGGGAGGTGGCCCAGGTCGCAGCCGCTATTGGCCGGGAATTCTCTCACGAACTGCTCGGGATCGCTGCCGCGCTGCCGGAGAGCGATCTGCAGGCGGGGTTGGACGAGCTTGTCGACTCGGGCCTGGTGTTCCAGAGAGGAACTGCGCCGCAGGCGACCTATAGCTTCAAGCATGCACTCGTACAGGACACCGCCTATGCCACGCTGGTGCGCGCGAAACGGCAGCGCTTGCACGCCCGGATCGCTGCCGCGCTTGAGCAGCATTTTCCGGAGAAGGTGCAGGTGCAGCCCGAACTTCTGGCCCACCATTACATGGAGGCCGGACTGGTCGAACCGGCGATCGACTATTGGCTGAGGGCGGGACAGCGAGCCATCACGCGCTCGGCGATGTCTGAAGCGCTGGCGCAGTTGCGGAGCGGGTTGGGCCTGCTTGCGCGCTTGCCCGAGGTCGCCCGCCCGCGGCGAGAACTGGACCTCCAGGTGGCGTTGGGTGTGGCACTGATGGCAACGCAAGGCTGGGCAGCGCCGGAAGCCGGGCGAGCCAACGCCCGTGCTCGCGAGCTCTGCGAGCAGCTCGGCGCCGCCGCTCAGCTCTGGCCCGTGCTCTACGGTCAATGGGTGTTCCACGGGGTGCGAGGCGAGCACAACGCGGCGCGAAGCGTGGCAGACGAGTTTCTTCGCCGGGCGCAGGACCATAATGACACGTCGCCGGCGGTGGTTGCTCACCGCATCTGCGGGACCGGTGCATTGTGGCGCGGCGAGCTGCCTGCTGCCCGCATCCATCTGGAGCGGACGCTTGCCCTCTATGACCGGGAGCAGCATCACTCGCTCGTCTCTCTCTATGTGCAGGATCCGCGGGTGGCTGCGCTGTCGGGGCTCTCATGGACGTTGTTTGCGCTGGGCTATCCGGAGCAGGCTCGGACGCGGAGCCGCGAAGCGCTCGATGCGGCACGTGAGCTCGCTCACCTCAACACGGTGGCTTACGCCCTTTTGTTCGCGTCTTTCTTCGAGCAGTATTGTCTGGCGTGGCGTGAGGCGAAGGACCGAGCCGAAGCACTGGTTGAGCTCTCGACCGAACAGGGATTTCCGCATTTCCTCGCGCCTGCCACGGTAATCCGCGGTTGGGCTCTGACTCAGTCGGGTGAAGCGGAGATTGGGCTCACGCAGCTTCGGCAGGGCCTTCCGGCATGGCGTGCCACCGGGGCTGGTCTCTATGAGCCGTATTTCCTCGGCCTGCAGGCTGAGGCACGCGGCTGTTTGGGCGCGGTGGAGGAAGGTTTGGAGCTGGTTGAAACGGCGCTGGATCGCGTGGAAGAAACCGGCGAGGGATGGTTCGAGGCCGAACTCCATCGGATCATGGGCGAGCTGATGTTGCAGTTGCCCAAGCCCGACCCGATCGCGGCGGAAGCACAGTTCGGGCAGGCCGCTGCAACGGCGCGCCAGCAAGGTGCCAAGCTGTGGGAGTTGCGCGCAGCGACACGTCTTGCACGCTTGTGGAACGAACAAGGTCGGCACGACGAGGCTCACGACCTTGTCATCCCGCTCTACAGCCAATTCACTGAGGGTTTTGGGACAGCGGATCTTCAGGCTGCCAGAGCAACACTTCGCGAGATCACTGCCAGCTCCGAGAAGACCCGAGATACCGCTAGTTAA
- a CDS encoding TetR/AcrR family transcriptional regulator, with product MAPPPAPQTMKERILQTADKLFYLQGIRAIGVDTIAAEIGISKRTLYNHFPSKDALIAAYLQRRFVAQRPSDKPPAEQILATFDSLERRFAAKDFRGCPFVNAVAELGPQDRAVKKIAVAFKESRRVWFRDRLNELGVADAEALATQLVLLVDGSIAQDLVRDDPAMARAAKEAAKVLLQNAGVDVGDGAKPVRKRKPTPQ from the coding sequence ATGGCTCCCCCGCCCGCCCCACAGACGATGAAAGAGCGGATCCTTCAGACCGCCGACAAGCTGTTCTATCTGCAGGGCATTCGCGCGATCGGCGTCGACACCATCGCGGCCGAGATCGGCATCTCCAAACGCACGCTCTACAACCACTTCCCCTCCAAGGACGCGCTGATCGCGGCCTATCTGCAACGCCGCTTCGTAGCTCAGCGTCCCTCCGACAAGCCGCCGGCCGAGCAGATCCTCGCCACCTTCGATTCGCTGGAGCGGCGCTTTGCGGCCAAGGATTTCCGCGGCTGCCCGTTCGTGAATGCGGTGGCCGAGCTTGGCCCTCAGGACCGTGCCGTGAAGAAGATCGCAGTTGCCTTCAAGGAAAGCCGCCGCGTCTGGTTTCGCGACCGCCTGAACGAGCTCGGCGTTGCGGATGCCGAGGCGCTGGCAACGCAGCTCGTGCTGCTGGTCGATGGCTCCATCGCACAGGACCTCGTCCGCGACGACCCCGCGATGGCGCGCGCGGCGAAGGAAGCGGCGAAGGTGCTCTTGCAGAATGCGGGGGTGGATGTGGGGGATGGTGCGAAGCCGGTCAGGAAGCGCAAGCCCACGCCACAATAA
- a CDS encoding PleD family two-component system response regulator, with the protein MSARILVVDDVPANVKLLEARLSAEYFDVMTASNGTEALAISRRAECDIILLDVMMPDMDGFEVCRRLKTDPATHHIPVVMVTALDSPADRNRGLEAGADDFLTKPVSDVVLIARVRSLTRLKMMTDELRMRAITSLEIGMQAPERSAVADTGKGGRILLVDDRQSSYERLATILAAEHTIDVEPNPTEALFHAAEGNYDLLIVSLDLNNFDGLRLCSQARSLERTRHVPILAIADPENSTRLLRGLEIGVNDYLLRPIDKIELLARARTQIRRRRYTDHLRDNVQNSIEMAITDALTGLHNRRYMESHLATLAEQAATRGKPLALMILDIDFFKSINDNFGHDAGDDVLREFAVRVRKSIRGIDLACRYGGEEFVIVMPETDLHVAGMVAERLRRSIAGEPFAIHKGAKRIEVTISIGLTTLEQKGEAVGDVLKRADTALYRAKHDGRNRVVSQAA; encoded by the coding sequence GTGTCCGCGCGTATCCTGGTTGTCGATGACGTTCCTGCCAACGTCAAACTCCTCGAAGCCCGCCTGTCCGCCGAATATTTCGACGTGATGACCGCCTCGAACGGCACCGAGGCGCTGGCGATCAGCCGCCGCGCCGAATGCGACATCATCCTGCTCGACGTGATGATGCCTGATATGGACGGTTTCGAAGTCTGCCGCCGCCTCAAGACCGATCCGGCGACGCACCACATTCCCGTCGTCATGGTGACGGCGCTCGATAGCCCGGCCGACCGCAATCGCGGGCTGGAGGCTGGCGCCGATGATTTCCTGACCAAACCCGTCTCCGATGTCGTGCTGATCGCGCGCGTGCGCTCGCTGACGCGGCTGAAGATGATGACCGACGAACTGCGCATGCGCGCCATCACCTCGCTCGAGATCGGCATGCAGGCGCCCGAGCGCAGCGCCGTGGCCGACACCGGCAAGGGCGGCCGCATCCTGCTGGTCGACGACCGTCAGTCCTCCTACGAGCGGCTGGCGACGATCCTTGCCGCCGAGCACACCATCGACGTCGAGCCGAACCCGACGGAGGCGTTGTTCCACGCCGCCGAGGGCAATTACGACCTGCTGATCGTCTCGCTCGACCTCAACAATTTCGACGGCCTCAGGCTCTGCAGCCAGGCGCGCTCGCTGGAGCGGACGCGGCACGTGCCGATCCTGGCGATCGCCGACCCCGAGAACTCGACGCGGCTGCTCCGCGGCCTCGAGATCGGCGTCAACGACTACCTGCTGCGTCCCATCGACAAGATCGAGCTCTTGGCGCGCGCACGCACCCAGATCCGCCGCCGCCGCTATACCGATCATTTGCGCGACAACGTGCAGAACTCGATCGAGATGGCGATCACCGATGCGCTCACCGGCCTGCACAATCGCCGCTACATGGAGAGCCATCTGGCGACGCTCGCAGAGCAGGCCGCGACCCGCGGCAAGCCGTTGGCGCTGATGATCCTGGACATCGACTTCTTCAAGTCGATCAACGACAATTTTGGCCACGACGCCGGCGACGACGTGCTGCGCGAGTTCGCGGTGCGGGTCCGCAAGTCGATCCGCGGCATTGATCTGGCCTGCCGCTACGGCGGCGAGGAGTTCGTCATCGTGATGCCCGAGACCGATCTCCATGTCGCCGGCATGGTCGCCGAGCGCCTGCGCCGCTCGATCGCGGGAGAGCCGTTCGCGATCCACAAGGGTGCCAAGCGCATCGAGGTCACGATCTCGATCGGCCTGACCACGCTGGAGCAGAAGGGCGAGGCGGTAGGCGACGTGCTCAAGCGCGCCGACACCGCGCTCTATCGCGCCAAGCACGACGGGCGCAATCGCGTGGTGTCGCAGGCGGCGTGA
- a CDS encoding MFS transporter, protein MPLLQVLRPTLPILIGASIMLTLSMGLRQSLGIFMQPLTHDIHISISDFTLALAVQNLAWGFLQPLAGAMTVRYGFRPIMIVGSLMYIVGLILMATANGLVSLMIGAGVLIGTSLACTAAAIAMSVAARAVPATVRSTVLGIVSGAGSLGALLSAPIGQVLNEGFGWRIGLAGFVVMSVLMIPAAWYAGRVDQVPLPKPAPDDIGDATAASVTRAAFGNASFVVMTCAYLVCGMQLVFLTTHLPSYLAICGLDPMLSAQTLGMIGGFNVLGSLFFGWAGERWNKLALLGGIYILRSLALAWYFMLPATPFSTLLFGAIMGFLWMGVGPLVAGAVAEMFGLRWQAMIQGLAFMSHQIGSFLGAYGGGVLYDALGSYTMAWRIGVALGLAGGILQVAFALVRPSQPPAPVLRAA, encoded by the coding sequence ATGCCCCTGCTGCAGGTCCTGCGTCCGACATTGCCCATCCTGATCGGCGCCTCGATCATGCTGACGCTGAGCATGGGGCTGCGGCAGTCGCTCGGGATATTCATGCAGCCGCTGACGCATGACATCCACATTTCGATCTCTGATTTCACGCTGGCGCTGGCCGTGCAGAACCTCGCCTGGGGCTTTCTTCAGCCGCTCGCCGGCGCGATGACGGTGCGCTACGGCTTCCGTCCGATCATGATCGTGGGATCGCTGATGTACATCGTCGGCCTCATTCTGATGGCGACCGCGAACGGGCTGGTCAGCCTCATGATCGGCGCCGGCGTGCTGATCGGCACCTCGCTCGCCTGCACCGCGGCGGCGATCGCGATGTCGGTGGCGGCGCGCGCGGTGCCGGCGACGGTGCGCTCCACCGTGCTCGGCATTGTCTCCGGCGCGGGCTCGCTCGGCGCGCTGCTGTCGGCGCCGATCGGACAGGTGCTCAACGAGGGGTTTGGCTGGCGCATCGGCCTTGCCGGCTTCGTCGTCATGTCGGTGCTGATGATCCCCGCGGCCTGGTATGCCGGCCGTGTCGATCAGGTCCCGCTGCCCAAGCCCGCCCCCGATGACATTGGCGATGCGACCGCCGCGTCGGTAACCAGGGCGGCGTTCGGGAACGCCTCCTTCGTGGTGATGACCTGCGCCTATCTCGTTTGCGGCATGCAGCTCGTGTTCCTCACCACGCATCTGCCGTCCTATCTTGCGATCTGCGGCCTCGATCCGATGCTGAGCGCGCAGACGCTCGGCATGATCGGCGGCTTCAACGTGCTGGGTTCGCTGTTCTTCGGCTGGGCCGGCGAGCGCTGGAACAAGCTGGCGCTTCTGGGCGGCATCTACATCCTGCGCTCGCTGGCGCTCGCCTGGTACTTCATGCTGCCGGCAACGCCGTTCTCGACGCTGCTGTTCGGCGCGATCATGGGCTTCCTCTGGATGGGCGTCGGCCCGCTGGTCGCAGGCGCCGTCGCCGAGATGTTCGGCCTGCGCTGGCAGGCGATGATCCAGGGCCTCGCCTTCATGAGCCACCAGATCGGCAGCTTCCTCGGCGCGTATGGAGGCGGGGTGCTCTACGACGCGCTCGGCTCCTACACAATGGCCTGGCGCATCGGCGTGGCGCTGGGGCTAGCCGGCGGCATCTTGCAGGTGGCGTTCGCGCTTGTCAGGCCGTCGCAGCCGCCGGCGCCGGTGCTGCGGGCGGCGTAG
- a CDS encoding DNA polymerase IV, producing the protein MTSSDPAGPRCFCRDCLADLDMGVRRCSACGSPRLVRHRALSTLSIAHIDCDAFYATVEKRDNPDIADKPVIIGGGKRGVVSAACYIARTYGVRSAMPMFKALEACPHATVIPPDMAKYVRVGREVRQAMQALTPLVEPLSIDEAFLDLSGTERVHGMIPAKVLARFARNVERDIGISVSVGLSCNKFLAKIASDLDKPRGFAALDQEDARLMLADKPVGFIFGVGPATQERLVQRGFRLIADLQKADEIEMMRQFPSDGRRLWRLARGIDDRRVEPDRGAKTISSETTFETDIRDFATLEKILWRLCEKTSSRLKSSELAGSTVTLKLKTADFRQRTRSQSIAAPTQLAAKIFSICREMLAKEIDGTAFRLMGAGVSALREGSAIDDTDMLDRRAAHAERAVDSLRKKFGSAAVIRGIAYERPKAQE; encoded by the coding sequence GTGACCAGCTCCGACCCGGCCGGGCCCCGCTGCTTCTGCCGGGATTGTCTGGCCGATCTGGACATGGGCGTGCGGCGCTGCTCGGCCTGTGGTTCCCCTCGCCTCGTCCGCCACCGGGCGCTGTCGACGCTGAGCATCGCGCATATCGACTGCGACGCTTTCTACGCGACCGTCGAGAAGCGGGATAACCCCGATATTGCCGACAAGCCCGTCATCATCGGCGGCGGCAAGCGCGGCGTGGTGTCGGCTGCCTGCTACATCGCCCGCACCTATGGCGTGCGCTCGGCGATGCCGATGTTCAAGGCACTCGAAGCCTGCCCGCATGCGACCGTAATCCCGCCCGACATGGCGAAGTATGTTCGCGTCGGCCGCGAGGTGCGCCAGGCCATGCAGGCGCTGACGCCGCTGGTCGAGCCGCTCTCGATCGACGAGGCCTTCCTCGATCTCTCCGGCACCGAACGGGTGCACGGCATGATCCCGGCCAAGGTGCTGGCGCGCTTTGCCCGCAACGTCGAACGCGACATCGGCATCTCCGTCTCGGTCGGCCTGTCCTGCAACAAGTTTTTGGCCAAGATCGCGTCCGACCTCGACAAGCCGCGTGGCTTTGCCGCGCTGGACCAGGAGGACGCACGTTTGATGCTCGCGGACAAGCCGGTTGGCTTCATCTTCGGCGTCGGCCCCGCCACGCAGGAGCGCCTGGTGCAGCGCGGCTTCCGCCTCATCGCCGACCTGCAGAAGGCCGACGAGATCGAGATGATGCGGCAGTTTCCGAGCGATGGCCGCCGGCTGTGGCGGCTCGCGCGCGGCATCGACGACCGTCGCGTCGAGCCTGATCGGGGCGCCAAGACGATTTCCAGCGAAACCACCTTCGAGACCGACATCCGCGATTTCGCGACGCTGGAGAAGATCCTGTGGCGGCTGTGCGAAAAGACGTCGTCGCGGCTCAAGAGCAGCGAGCTCGCCGGCTCGACCGTGACGCTGAAGCTGAAGACCGCCGATTTCCGCCAGCGCACCCGCTCGCAGTCGATCGCGGCGCCGACGCAGCTCGCCGCGAAGATCTTCTCGATCTGCCGCGAGATGCTGGCCAAGGAAATCGACGGCACCGCCTTCCGCCTGATGGGCGCCGGCGTCAGCGCGCTGCGCGAGGGATCGGCGATCGACGACACCGACATGCTCGACCGCCGCGCCGCCCATGCCGAGCGCGCCGTGGACAGCCTGCGCAAGAAGTTCGGCAGCGCCGCCGTGATCCGCGGCATTGCCTACGAGCGACCGAAGGCGCAGGAGTGA
- a CDS encoding ACT domain-containing protein codes for MTGECDLDALLKGMKPEMMNGTFVFCTLAPGARLPATISPMLTFREREGTTLVLLHEEAERAGLRHEFPSRLITLTVRSALDAVGFLAAITARLAEAGISVNAVSAYHHDHLFVRADRADEALALLREMSKAT; via the coding sequence GTGACAGGCGAATGCGATCTCGACGCGCTGCTGAAAGGCATGAAGCCGGAGATGATGAACGGCACCTTCGTGTTTTGCACGCTTGCGCCGGGCGCGAGGCTTCCAGCCACGATCAGCCCGATGCTGACATTCCGCGAACGTGAAGGTACGACGCTGGTGCTACTGCACGAGGAGGCCGAACGTGCCGGACTGCGCCATGAATTTCCATCGCGCCTGATCACCCTGACGGTTCGCTCCGCGCTCGATGCGGTGGGCTTCCTGGCCGCCATCACGGCGCGTCTGGCCGAAGCCGGCATCAGCGTGAACGCCGTCTCGGCTTACCATCACGATCATCTCTTCGTGCGGGCTGACCGGGCCGACGAGGCGCTGGCTCTCCTGCGAGAGATGTCCAAAGCAACGTAG